The proteins below are encoded in one region of Manis javanica isolate MJ-LG chromosome 8, MJ_LKY, whole genome shotgun sequence:
- the ZNF839 gene encoding zinc finger protein 839 isoform X2, producing the protein MADAELEAEDSSEDGGGGVATPHQSGRAARVAPLGPEQLRRVLEQVAKARLPAEPPPFVLQDAAQRLRNVAQQAALQRGPGAEPPRAPRLLTPQQLEAICVKVTSGDRKTQERPMPLLTTILPKTARQGQLPERQSSALGLGIASSQLLRAQPLLSTGPQLCLLSNSPQPPVQLLVQRPLPALQPVPVKRASTREVPAGQSTVLAPLSTFEPLAVTSVSSSSANLFISNSHTKHTEKLKKSLKVKTRSGRISRPPRYKAKDYIFIKTEDLADSHLSDSDDYSELSVEEDEEQREKKAPFDVSGCSLRPKMFKCQTCEKSYIGKGGLARHLKLHPGHGQLEPEMLQSEKANGSVIRGRAKGRTVSLTSPRLSPPALVSEEGAGSAWGGLQNGQSVEVEEALVSGPENGSVSALLGSEGQPGPRRSGYSIGPAESSTATLEQSDEAPPHRAVGARSTARSRAGLREFLHQCDREALVELALPQLAQEVTVYEFLLTKVDTGHGAKPFFPAVYKEFEELHKMVKEMCQDYLRNPGPHSQEPLEINNNKVAESLGITEELRKTCTDCIWPKDTSRDVDREELEEAGQRKREIKTAEERLASVKRTRRGPPPQDPAQVLADTGGQWALALCAPTANEGLGPRVNGSTSHHSEENCTMPAAGSNASVSHTGQQLKAFADLEARSGSVDPTVLDQKVSGPGLYTQLGEPRMLAQEQVAAFLEEDTQEHSSDWNAGDSPRGQDRCSTLISTQGVVPLLSSGSGNTEAGNPVEVHSSHVNGHCSRPSAALLTEAPLLEKVLSMDIVPVDCAYRTVPEPGPQPGGNRSLSPDRESHIGDLDQLPCGTGVPTDHRELESIVAVGETMAFEFTHGCLELLSQGQEQIFIQTSDGLILSQPGSIVSGEEHVVIVTDALQTGPPEGAPLETMEAEPSQ; encoded by the exons ATGGCGGACGCGGAATTGGAGGCAGAGGACAGCAGCGAGGATGGCGGCGGCGGCGTGGCTACCCCCCACCAGAGCGGCCGCGCCGCGCGCGTGGCCCCGCTGGGCCCGGAGCAGCTGCGGCGGGTTCTGGAGCAGGTGGCGAAGGCGCGGTTGCCTGCCGAGCCTCCGCCCTTCGTGCTGCAGGACGCGGCGCAGCGGCTGCGGAACGTGGCCCAGCAGGCGGCCTTGCAGCGGGGCCCGGGCGCCGAGCCACCGCGCGCGCCGCGCTTGCTGACCCCTCAG cAACTGGAGGCCATTTGTGTCAAGGTAACATCTGGAGACAGGAAAACCCAAGAGAGGCCGATGCCGCTGCTTACCACCATCCTGCCCAAGACAGCCAGACAGGGCCAGCTGCCAGAGAGGCAGTCCAGCGCCTTGGGGCTTGGCATTGCAAGCTCCCAGCTGCTCAGGGCACAGCCCCTCCTGAGCACCGGGCCACAGCTGTGTCTCCTGAGTAACTCACCTCAGCCTCCTGTTCAGTTGTTGGTACAGAGGCCACTGCCTGCCCTCCAACCAGTGCCTGTGAAGAGAGCCTCAACCCGTGAAgtgccagctgggcagagcaccgTGCTGGCCCCATTGTCAACCTTTGAGCCACTGGCAGTAACATCTGTTTCATCCAGTTCagccaatttatttatttccaacTCGCATACAAAACACACTGAGAaactaaaaaaatctttaaaagtgaAAACACGTTCTGGACGGATATCTCGGCCTCCCAGATATAAAGCTAAAGACTATATATTCATAAAAACGGAGGATTTGGCTGACAGTCACCTGTCGGATTCTGATGATTATTCAGAACTGAGTGTGGAAGAAGatgaagagcagagagaaaagaaggcGCCCTTTGATGTATCGGGCTGCTCTCTGAGGCCCAAAATGTTTAAGTGTCAGACCTGTGAGAAGTCATACATTGGAAAGGGAGGACTGGCCCGGCATTTGAAGCTGCATCCGGGCCATGGCCAGCTGGAACCTGAGATGCTGCAGTCTGAGAAGGCCAACGGCAGCGTGATCCGGGGCCGCGCCAAGGGCAGGACTGTTAGCCTGACGTCCCCCAGGCTCTCCCCACCAGCTCTCGTCAGTGAGGAAGGGGCCGGGTCAGCATGGGGTGGCCTGCAG AATGGTCAGTCTGTAGAAGTTGAAGAGGCGTTGGTGTCTGGACCAGAAAATGGAAGTGTTTCAGCCCTTTTGGGGTCAGAGGGACAGCCAGGCCCTAGAAGGAGTGGCTACTCCATAGGCCCTGCAGAGTCCAGCACAGCCACCCTCGAGCAGAGTGATGAGGCCCCTCCACACAGGGCCGTTGGGGCGCGGAGCACAGCAAGGAGCAGAGCCGGGCTCCGGGAG TTTCTCCACCAGTGTGACCGGGAGGCTCTGGTGGAACTGGCTTTGCCTCAACTGGCCCAGGAGGTGACCGTGTATGAATTTCTTCTGACAAAG GTTGACACGGGTCATGGAGCAAAGCCTTTCTTCCCAGCCGTGTACAAGGAGTTTGAAGAGTTGCACAAAATGGTTAAAGAGATGTGTCAGGATTACCTCCGGAATCCTGGGCCGCATTCTCAGGAGCCTCtggaaataaacaacaacaag GTTGCCGAGTCCTTAGGAATCACAGAAGAACTGAGGAAAACATGCACAGATTGCATTTGGCCCAAGGACACCAGCCGGGATGTGGACAGAGAGGAGCTGGAGGAAGCTGGCCAACGGAAAAGGGAAATCAAG ACCGCAGAGGAGAGGCTGGCCTCGGTGAAAAGGACCAGAAGGGGGCCCCCACCCCAGGACCCTGCCCAGGTGTTGGCTGACACTGGAGGCCAGTGGGCGCTGGCCTTGTGTGCCCCAACTGCCAATGAGG GTCTCGGTCCTCGGGTGAATGGGAGCACCTCTCACCATTCTGAAGAAAACTGTACAATGCCAGCTGCTGGTAGCAATGCAAGTGTATCACATACAGGCCAGCAGCTTAAAGCATTTGCTGACTTAGAAGCCAGGAGTGGGTCTGTGGACCCTACTGTCTTGGACCAGAAGGTCAGTGGGCCAGGTCTTTACACTCAGTTAGGAGAGCCCAGGATGCTGGCCCAGGAACAAGTGGCAGCTTTCCTCGAAGAGGATACTCAGGAACACTCTTCAGACTGGAACGCCGGGGACAGCCCGAGGGGCCAGGATCGCTGCAGCACCTTGATATCCACCCAAGGTGTGGTGCCCCTGCTGTCCAGTGGGTCTGGAAACACAGAGGCAGGAAACCCCGTCGAGGTGCACAGCTCCCACGTGAACGGTCACTGTTCCCGCCCCTCTGCCGCCCTGCTCACCGAGGCCCCCCTGCTGGAGAAAGTTTTGTCCATGGACATCGTGCCAGTGGACTGTGCCTACAGGACTGTGCCTGAGCCAGGGCCTCAGCCTGGCGGGAACAGGTCACTGTCCCCTGACAGGGAGAGCCATATAGGGGACTTGGACCAGTTGCCCTGTGGGACTGGGGTGCCCACTGATCACAGGGAACTGGAGAGCATTGTTGCTGTTGGTGAAACCATGGCTTTTGAATTTACCCACGGGTGCCTCGAGTTGCTGTCTCAGGGACAGGAGCAGATATTTATTCAGACTTCCGACGGGCTGATCTTGTCCCAACCAGGTTCCATAGTGTCTGGGGAGGAGCATGTTGTCATAGTGACAGATGCCCTGCAGACGGGCCCCCCAGAAGGGGCTCCTCTAGAAACCATGGAGGCAGAGCCCTCACAGTGA
- the ZNF839 gene encoding zinc finger protein 839 isoform X1, translating into MADAELEAEDSSEDGGGGVATPHQSGRAARVAPLGPEQLRRVLEQVAKARLPAEPPPFVLQDAAQRLRNVAQQAALQRGPGAEPPRAPRLLTPQQLEAICVKVTSGDRKTQERPMPLLTTILPKTARQGQLPERQSSALGLGIASSQLLRAQPLLSTGPQLCLLSNSPQPPVQLLVQRPLPALQPVPVKRASTREVPAGQSTVLAPLSTFEPLAVTSVSSSSANLFISNSHTKHTEKLKKSLKVKTRSGRISRPPRYKAKDYIFIKTEDLADSHLSDSDDYSELSVEEDEEQREKKAPFDVSGCSLRPKMFKCQTCEKSYIGKGGLARHLKLHPGHGQLEPEMLQSEKANGSVIRGRAKGRTVSLTSPRLSPPALVSEEGAGSAWGGLQFLHQCDREALVELALPQLAQEVTVYEFLLTKVDTGHGAKPFFPAVYKEFEELHKMVKEMCQDYLRNPGPHSQEPLEINNNKVAESLGITEELRKTCTDCIWPKDTSRDVDREELEEAGQRKREIKTAEERLASVKRTRRGPPPQDPAQVLADTGGQWALALCAPTANEGLGPRVNGSTSHHSEENCTMPAAGSNASVSHTGQQLKAFADLEARSGSVDPTVLDQKVSGPGLYTQLGEPRMLAQEQVAAFLEEDTQEHSSDWNAGDSPRGQDRCSTLISTQGVVPLLSSGSGNTEAGNPVEVHSSHVNGHCSRPSAALLTEAPLLEKVLSMDIVPVDCAYRTVPEPGPQPGGNRSLSPDRESHIGDLDQLPCGTGVPTDHRELESIVAVGETMAFEFTHGCLELLSQGQEQIFIQTSDGLILSQPGSIVSGEEHVVIVTDALQTGPPEGAPLETMEAEPSQ; encoded by the exons ATGGCGGACGCGGAATTGGAGGCAGAGGACAGCAGCGAGGATGGCGGCGGCGGCGTGGCTACCCCCCACCAGAGCGGCCGCGCCGCGCGCGTGGCCCCGCTGGGCCCGGAGCAGCTGCGGCGGGTTCTGGAGCAGGTGGCGAAGGCGCGGTTGCCTGCCGAGCCTCCGCCCTTCGTGCTGCAGGACGCGGCGCAGCGGCTGCGGAACGTGGCCCAGCAGGCGGCCTTGCAGCGGGGCCCGGGCGCCGAGCCACCGCGCGCGCCGCGCTTGCTGACCCCTCAG cAACTGGAGGCCATTTGTGTCAAGGTAACATCTGGAGACAGGAAAACCCAAGAGAGGCCGATGCCGCTGCTTACCACCATCCTGCCCAAGACAGCCAGACAGGGCCAGCTGCCAGAGAGGCAGTCCAGCGCCTTGGGGCTTGGCATTGCAAGCTCCCAGCTGCTCAGGGCACAGCCCCTCCTGAGCACCGGGCCACAGCTGTGTCTCCTGAGTAACTCACCTCAGCCTCCTGTTCAGTTGTTGGTACAGAGGCCACTGCCTGCCCTCCAACCAGTGCCTGTGAAGAGAGCCTCAACCCGTGAAgtgccagctgggcagagcaccgTGCTGGCCCCATTGTCAACCTTTGAGCCACTGGCAGTAACATCTGTTTCATCCAGTTCagccaatttatttatttccaacTCGCATACAAAACACACTGAGAaactaaaaaaatctttaaaagtgaAAACACGTTCTGGACGGATATCTCGGCCTCCCAGATATAAAGCTAAAGACTATATATTCATAAAAACGGAGGATTTGGCTGACAGTCACCTGTCGGATTCTGATGATTATTCAGAACTGAGTGTGGAAGAAGatgaagagcagagagaaaagaaggcGCCCTTTGATGTATCGGGCTGCTCTCTGAGGCCCAAAATGTTTAAGTGTCAGACCTGTGAGAAGTCATACATTGGAAAGGGAGGACTGGCCCGGCATTTGAAGCTGCATCCGGGCCATGGCCAGCTGGAACCTGAGATGCTGCAGTCTGAGAAGGCCAACGGCAGCGTGATCCGGGGCCGCGCCAAGGGCAGGACTGTTAGCCTGACGTCCCCCAGGCTCTCCCCACCAGCTCTCGTCAGTGAGGAAGGGGCCGGGTCAGCATGGGGTGGCCTGCAG TTTCTCCACCAGTGTGACCGGGAGGCTCTGGTGGAACTGGCTTTGCCTCAACTGGCCCAGGAGGTGACCGTGTATGAATTTCTTCTGACAAAG GTTGACACGGGTCATGGAGCAAAGCCTTTCTTCCCAGCCGTGTACAAGGAGTTTGAAGAGTTGCACAAAATGGTTAAAGAGATGTGTCAGGATTACCTCCGGAATCCTGGGCCGCATTCTCAGGAGCCTCtggaaataaacaacaacaag GTTGCCGAGTCCTTAGGAATCACAGAAGAACTGAGGAAAACATGCACAGATTGCATTTGGCCCAAGGACACCAGCCGGGATGTGGACAGAGAGGAGCTGGAGGAAGCTGGCCAACGGAAAAGGGAAATCAAG ACCGCAGAGGAGAGGCTGGCCTCGGTGAAAAGGACCAGAAGGGGGCCCCCACCCCAGGACCCTGCCCAGGTGTTGGCTGACACTGGAGGCCAGTGGGCGCTGGCCTTGTGTGCCCCAACTGCCAATGAGG GTCTCGGTCCTCGGGTGAATGGGAGCACCTCTCACCATTCTGAAGAAAACTGTACAATGCCAGCTGCTGGTAGCAATGCAAGTGTATCACATACAGGCCAGCAGCTTAAAGCATTTGCTGACTTAGAAGCCAGGAGTGGGTCTGTGGACCCTACTGTCTTGGACCAGAAGGTCAGTGGGCCAGGTCTTTACACTCAGTTAGGAGAGCCCAGGATGCTGGCCCAGGAACAAGTGGCAGCTTTCCTCGAAGAGGATACTCAGGAACACTCTTCAGACTGGAACGCCGGGGACAGCCCGAGGGGCCAGGATCGCTGCAGCACCTTGATATCCACCCAAGGTGTGGTGCCCCTGCTGTCCAGTGGGTCTGGAAACACAGAGGCAGGAAACCCCGTCGAGGTGCACAGCTCCCACGTGAACGGTCACTGTTCCCGCCCCTCTGCCGCCCTGCTCACCGAGGCCCCCCTGCTGGAGAAAGTTTTGTCCATGGACATCGTGCCAGTGGACTGTGCCTACAGGACTGTGCCTGAGCCAGGGCCTCAGCCTGGCGGGAACAGGTCACTGTCCCCTGACAGGGAGAGCCATATAGGGGACTTGGACCAGTTGCCCTGTGGGACTGGGGTGCCCACTGATCACAGGGAACTGGAGAGCATTGTTGCTGTTGGTGAAACCATGGCTTTTGAATTTACCCACGGGTGCCTCGAGTTGCTGTCTCAGGGACAGGAGCAGATATTTATTCAGACTTCCGACGGGCTGATCTTGTCCCAACCAGGTTCCATAGTGTCTGGGGAGGAGCATGTTGTCATAGTGACAGATGCCCTGCAGACGGGCCCCCCAGAAGGGGCTCCTCTAGAAACCATGGAGGCAGAGCCCTCACAGTGA
- the ZNF839 gene encoding zinc finger protein 839 isoform X3 gives MPLLTTILPKTARQGQLPERQSSALGLGIASSQLLRAQPLLSTGPQLCLLSNSPQPPVQLLVQRPLPALQPVPVKRASTREVPAGQSTVLAPLSTFEPLAVTSVSSSSANLFISNSHTKHTEKLKKSLKVKTRSGRISRPPRYKAKDYIFIKTEDLADSHLSDSDDYSELSVEEDEEQREKKAPFDVSGCSLRPKMFKCQTCEKSYIGKGGLARHLKLHPGHGQLEPEMLQSEKANGSVIRGRAKGRTVSLTSPRLSPPALVSEEGAGSAWGGLQNGQSVEVEEALVSGPENGSVSALLGSEGQPGPRRSGYSIGPAESSTATLEQSDEAPPHRAVGARSTARSRAGLREFLHQCDREALVELALPQLAQEVTVYEFLLTKVDTGHGAKPFFPAVYKEFEELHKMVKEMCQDYLRNPGPHSQEPLEINNNKVAESLGITEELRKTCTDCIWPKDTSRDVDREELEEAGQRKREIKTAEERLASVKRTRRGPPPQDPAQVLADTGGQWALALCAPTANEGLGPRVNGSTSHHSEENCTMPAAGSNASVSHTGQQLKAFADLEARSGSVDPTVLDQKVSGPGLYTQLGEPRMLAQEQVAAFLEEDTQEHSSDWNAGDSPRGQDRCSTLISTQGVVPLLSSGSGNTEAGNPVEVHSSHVNGHCSRPSAALLTEAPLLEKVLSMDIVPVDCAYRTVPEPGPQPGGNRSLSPDRESHIGDLDQLPCGTGVPTDHRELESIVAVGETMAFEFTHGCLELLSQGQEQIFIQTSDGLILSQPGSIVSGEEHVVIVTDALQTGPPEGAPLETMEAEPSQ, from the exons ATGCCGCTGCTTACCACCATCCTGCCCAAGACAGCCAGACAGGGCCAGCTGCCAGAGAGGCAGTCCAGCGCCTTGGGGCTTGGCATTGCAAGCTCCCAGCTGCTCAGGGCACAGCCCCTCCTGAGCACCGGGCCACAGCTGTGTCTCCTGAGTAACTCACCTCAGCCTCCTGTTCAGTTGTTGGTACAGAGGCCACTGCCTGCCCTCCAACCAGTGCCTGTGAAGAGAGCCTCAACCCGTGAAgtgccagctgggcagagcaccgTGCTGGCCCCATTGTCAACCTTTGAGCCACTGGCAGTAACATCTGTTTCATCCAGTTCagccaatttatttatttccaacTCGCATACAAAACACACTGAGAaactaaaaaaatctttaaaagtgaAAACACGTTCTGGACGGATATCTCGGCCTCCCAGATATAAAGCTAAAGACTATATATTCATAAAAACGGAGGATTTGGCTGACAGTCACCTGTCGGATTCTGATGATTATTCAGAACTGAGTGTGGAAGAAGatgaagagcagagagaaaagaaggcGCCCTTTGATGTATCGGGCTGCTCTCTGAGGCCCAAAATGTTTAAGTGTCAGACCTGTGAGAAGTCATACATTGGAAAGGGAGGACTGGCCCGGCATTTGAAGCTGCATCCGGGCCATGGCCAGCTGGAACCTGAGATGCTGCAGTCTGAGAAGGCCAACGGCAGCGTGATCCGGGGCCGCGCCAAGGGCAGGACTGTTAGCCTGACGTCCCCCAGGCTCTCCCCACCAGCTCTCGTCAGTGAGGAAGGGGCCGGGTCAGCATGGGGTGGCCTGCAG AATGGTCAGTCTGTAGAAGTTGAAGAGGCGTTGGTGTCTGGACCAGAAAATGGAAGTGTTTCAGCCCTTTTGGGGTCAGAGGGACAGCCAGGCCCTAGAAGGAGTGGCTACTCCATAGGCCCTGCAGAGTCCAGCACAGCCACCCTCGAGCAGAGTGATGAGGCCCCTCCACACAGGGCCGTTGGGGCGCGGAGCACAGCAAGGAGCAGAGCCGGGCTCCGGGAG TTTCTCCACCAGTGTGACCGGGAGGCTCTGGTGGAACTGGCTTTGCCTCAACTGGCCCAGGAGGTGACCGTGTATGAATTTCTTCTGACAAAG GTTGACACGGGTCATGGAGCAAAGCCTTTCTTCCCAGCCGTGTACAAGGAGTTTGAAGAGTTGCACAAAATGGTTAAAGAGATGTGTCAGGATTACCTCCGGAATCCTGGGCCGCATTCTCAGGAGCCTCtggaaataaacaacaacaag GTTGCCGAGTCCTTAGGAATCACAGAAGAACTGAGGAAAACATGCACAGATTGCATTTGGCCCAAGGACACCAGCCGGGATGTGGACAGAGAGGAGCTGGAGGAAGCTGGCCAACGGAAAAGGGAAATCAAG ACCGCAGAGGAGAGGCTGGCCTCGGTGAAAAGGACCAGAAGGGGGCCCCCACCCCAGGACCCTGCCCAGGTGTTGGCTGACACTGGAGGCCAGTGGGCGCTGGCCTTGTGTGCCCCAACTGCCAATGAGG GTCTCGGTCCTCGGGTGAATGGGAGCACCTCTCACCATTCTGAAGAAAACTGTACAATGCCAGCTGCTGGTAGCAATGCAAGTGTATCACATACAGGCCAGCAGCTTAAAGCATTTGCTGACTTAGAAGCCAGGAGTGGGTCTGTGGACCCTACTGTCTTGGACCAGAAGGTCAGTGGGCCAGGTCTTTACACTCAGTTAGGAGAGCCCAGGATGCTGGCCCAGGAACAAGTGGCAGCTTTCCTCGAAGAGGATACTCAGGAACACTCTTCAGACTGGAACGCCGGGGACAGCCCGAGGGGCCAGGATCGCTGCAGCACCTTGATATCCACCCAAGGTGTGGTGCCCCTGCTGTCCAGTGGGTCTGGAAACACAGAGGCAGGAAACCCCGTCGAGGTGCACAGCTCCCACGTGAACGGTCACTGTTCCCGCCCCTCTGCCGCCCTGCTCACCGAGGCCCCCCTGCTGGAGAAAGTTTTGTCCATGGACATCGTGCCAGTGGACTGTGCCTACAGGACTGTGCCTGAGCCAGGGCCTCAGCCTGGCGGGAACAGGTCACTGTCCCCTGACAGGGAGAGCCATATAGGGGACTTGGACCAGTTGCCCTGTGGGACTGGGGTGCCCACTGATCACAGGGAACTGGAGAGCATTGTTGCTGTTGGTGAAACCATGGCTTTTGAATTTACCCACGGGTGCCTCGAGTTGCTGTCTCAGGGACAGGAGCAGATATTTATTCAGACTTCCGACGGGCTGATCTTGTCCCAACCAGGTTCCATAGTGTCTGGGGAGGAGCATGTTGTCATAGTGACAGATGCCCTGCAGACGGGCCCCCCAGAAGGGGCTCCTCTAGAAACCATGGAGGCAGAGCCCTCACAGTGA